The following are encoded together in the Myxococcaceae bacterium JPH2 genome:
- a CDS encoding class I SAM-dependent methyltransferase, which translates to MSESTPSVTALISAFTRAHHARNDTPRIFDDFLAEQLFAPEEWATISQHLGSAAAYFAPEDWVPGMAPAVALARSMRALGASISLSRARYTESLLVASVPEGIAQYVILGAGLDTFAYRCPESARQVRVFSLDHPVTQADMRRRVARAGWREPPRLRFVPIDFSRDALEDVLREAGFDSRVPAFFSWLGVTYYLPRDSVLRTLRSIATVAARGSTVVFDHLETEAFVPERASTRAQRLLAAVRQAGEPMRTGLDAAELPALLREVGLTAREQLTPADIQERYFAGRSDGYRAFDHVHFAAAVVA; encoded by the coding sequence ATGAGCGAATCCACGCCGAGCGTCACCGCGCTGATCAGTGCGTTCACCCGCGCGCACCACGCCCGGAACGACACGCCCCGAATCTTCGATGACTTCCTGGCGGAGCAGCTCTTCGCGCCCGAGGAGTGGGCGACAATCAGTCAGCATCTGGGATCGGCGGCCGCGTACTTCGCGCCGGAGGACTGGGTGCCCGGGATGGCTCCGGCTGTCGCCTTGGCTCGCTCGATGCGGGCGCTGGGCGCTTCCATTTCGCTGTCTCGGGCGCGCTACACCGAGTCGCTCCTGGTGGCCTCGGTGCCCGAGGGCATCGCGCAGTACGTCATCCTGGGCGCGGGCCTGGACACGTTCGCGTACCGGTGCCCTGAGTCCGCGCGACAGGTGCGGGTGTTCTCGTTGGACCACCCCGTCACGCAGGCGGACATGCGGCGCCGCGTGGCGCGGGCGGGATGGCGCGAGCCCCCGCGGCTGCGCTTCGTCCCCATCGACTTCTCGCGAGACGCGCTGGAGGACGTGCTGCGCGAGGCGGGCTTCGACTCGCGTGTGCCCGCGTTCTTCAGTTGGCTGGGCGTGACGTACTACCTGCCACGCGACAGCGTGCTGCGGACGCTGCGGTCCATCGCCACCGTGGCGGCGCGTGGCAGCACGGTGGTGTTCGATCATCTGGAGACGGAGGCCTTCGTGCCGGAGCGGGCCTCGACACGGGCGCAGCGGTTGTTGGCGGCGGTGCGACAGGCGGGCGAGCCGATGCGGACGGGACTCGATGCCGCGGAGCTGCCCGCGCTGCTGCGCGAGGTGGGGCTGACTGCGCGCGAGCAGCTCACGCCCGCCGACATCCAGGAGCGCTACTTCGCGGGGCGGAGCGACGGCTACCGCGCGTTCGATCACGTCCACTTCGCGGCGGCCGTCGTCGCTTGA
- a CDS encoding alpha/beta hydrolase, with the protein MHNPETPPDPSPEPSLDTEAPADAPRVGGGKVDLALGVLNGVVGDYLHANDNGLAISMALHHEGKPVALTREALQRAYPRSTGRLALWVHGLAVTESIWAFPGDATRTYGAMLERDAGLTPLYLRYNTGLHVSENGAALARLLETLVTEFPVPIEELVLVGYSMGGLVVRSACHVAARDSLTWLSHVKQALYLGVPHLGSPLERVGSAVSWVLRAIPNAYTRLVADVADLRSNGVKDMGYANLLHEDWQDADPTVPLQNRRHPVPLLPTISHHLIAGALSRDERNWVSLLFGDGVVPVSSATGRAKPEDRSPVFPQENVKVVNAIDHVAIAHHEQVYALIREWFAPEAA; encoded by the coding sequence AGCCCTCCCTCGACACCGAGGCCCCCGCGGATGCCCCCCGCGTGGGAGGCGGCAAGGTGGACCTCGCCCTCGGCGTCCTCAACGGCGTGGTCGGGGACTACCTCCACGCGAACGACAACGGCCTCGCCATCTCCATGGCGCTGCACCATGAGGGCAAGCCCGTCGCGCTCACCCGCGAGGCGCTCCAGCGCGCCTATCCACGCTCGACGGGTCGGCTGGCGTTGTGGGTCCACGGCCTCGCGGTCACCGAGTCCATCTGGGCCTTCCCGGGCGACGCGACCCGCACGTATGGCGCGATGCTGGAGCGCGACGCGGGCCTCACCCCGCTCTACCTCCGGTACAACACGGGGCTCCACGTCTCCGAGAACGGAGCCGCCCTCGCGCGCCTGCTGGAGACACTCGTCACCGAGTTCCCCGTGCCCATCGAGGAGCTGGTCCTCGTGGGCTACAGCATGGGCGGGCTCGTGGTGCGCAGCGCCTGCCACGTCGCCGCGCGGGACTCACTGACGTGGCTCTCCCACGTGAAACAGGCGCTCTATCTCGGCGTACCCCACCTGGGCAGCCCGCTGGAGCGCGTGGGAAGCGCCGTGTCGTGGGTGCTGCGCGCCATCCCCAATGCCTATACGCGGCTGGTGGCGGACGTGGCGGACCTGCGCAGCAACGGCGTGAAGGACATGGGCTACGCGAACCTGCTGCACGAGGACTGGCAAGACGCCGATCCCACCGTGCCGCTCCAGAATCGCCGACACCCCGTTCCGCTGCTGCCGACGATCTCCCATCACCTCATCGCCGGCGCGCTGTCACGCGACGAGCGCAACTGGGTCTCGCTGCTCTTCGGCGACGGCGTCGTGCCCGTGTCGAGCGCGACCGGGCGCGCGAAGCCCGAGGATCGCAGCCCCGTCTTTCCCCAGGAGAACGTGAAGGTGGTGAACGCCATCGACCACGTGGCCATCGCGCATCACGAACAGGTGTATGCCCTCATTCGCGAGTGGTTCGCCCCGGAGGCCGCATGA
- a CDS encoding M23 family metallopeptidase — MPRRGTSRAEHVLRVLLVAALLGGCAGTRASSGLGDGVLPEAPECSGAGKGKKAAGEPLPFALRPAHVEPELVAMRHTVAPGETMYRIAKTYGLTVEELSKANGISDARAISVGQELTIPGTASGPVEMESSGHVDSDEEPELVLSSPGSAPVSSPRRARPPVARREDPPPARGRVLSGRPGSASARPRVATQGLLDWPLKGVLYGRFGKKGKEPHDGVDLAAPAGTPVKTAQEGTVLYAGEQKGYGLIAIVEHSAQLITLYAHNRDLRVRTGQKVRRGQVIATVGESGKTSGPHLHFEVRVDGKPMEPLDYLGPMPPS, encoded by the coding sequence TTGCCGAGACGGGGCACCAGCCGCGCGGAGCACGTGCTCCGGGTCCTCCTCGTGGCCGCGCTGCTCGGCGGCTGCGCGGGGACCCGGGCCTCCAGTGGGTTGGGGGACGGCGTCCTCCCCGAGGCGCCGGAGTGCTCGGGCGCGGGGAAGGGGAAGAAGGCGGCCGGTGAGCCGCTGCCCTTCGCCCTGCGCCCCGCTCACGTGGAGCCCGAGCTGGTGGCCATGCGCCACACCGTGGCTCCCGGCGAGACGATGTACCGCATCGCCAAGACGTACGGCCTCACGGTGGAGGAGCTGTCCAAGGCCAACGGCATCTCCGACGCGCGGGCGATCTCGGTGGGGCAGGAGCTGACCATCCCCGGCACCGCGTCCGGCCCGGTGGAGATGGAGTCCTCGGGACACGTGGACTCGGATGAGGAGCCCGAACTGGTGCTCTCCTCTCCGGGCTCCGCGCCGGTGTCCTCACCGCGTCGTGCGCGACCTCCGGTGGCGCGGCGAGAGGATCCACCGCCCGCGCGAGGCCGGGTGTTGTCGGGACGTCCTGGCTCTGCGTCCGCGCGTCCGCGCGTGGCGACACAAGGGCTGCTCGACTGGCCGCTCAAGGGCGTGCTGTACGGCCGGTTCGGCAAGAAGGGCAAGGAGCCGCACGACGGCGTGGACCTGGCGGCGCCCGCGGGCACGCCCGTGAAGACCGCGCAGGAAGGCACCGTGCTCTATGCGGGCGAGCAGAAGGGCTATGGACTCATCGCCATCGTCGAGCACTCGGCGCAGCTCATCACGCTGTACGCCCACAACCGCGACCTGCGCGTGCGCACGGGGCAGAAGGTGCGCCGGGGGCAGGTCATCGCCACCGTGGGCGAGTCCGGCAAGACGTCCGGACCGCACCTGCACTTCGAGGTGCGCGTGGACGGAAAGCCCATGGAGCCGCTCGACTACCTGGGGCCGATGCCGCCGTCGTGA
- the surE gene encoding 5'/3'-nucleotidase SurE, translating into MSAPLPRILVSNDDGYFSEGLQALVEAVSPLGEVWVVAPDREQSAASHAISLHRPLRIKQVRERWFAVDGTPTDCSYLALVHLLKDARPQLMVSGINHGSNLADDVTYSGTVAAAMEAAQLGVPAIAFSLVSRGPFDFGPAARFARSLAQSALSRPLPPRMLLNVNIPGGVEPDGYVVTRLGRHSYGYDVVEKEDPRGRKYYWIGGTDYQHEDIQGSDCNAVHLDKRVSVTPLHLDLTDHGRIAGLTSWTLDGFQRHDPDGA; encoded by the coding sequence GTGAGCGCTCCTCTTCCTCGCATCCTCGTCTCCAACGACGACGGCTACTTCTCCGAGGGACTCCAGGCGCTCGTCGAGGCCGTCAGTCCCTTGGGTGAAGTGTGGGTCGTGGCGCCTGATCGCGAGCAGAGCGCCGCGTCGCACGCCATCAGCCTGCATCGGCCGCTGCGCATCAAACAGGTGCGTGAGCGGTGGTTCGCCGTGGACGGCACCCCGACGGACTGCTCGTATCTGGCGCTGGTGCACCTGCTGAAGGATGCTCGTCCTCAGCTCATGGTCTCCGGCATCAACCACGGCTCGAACCTGGCGGACGACGTCACCTATTCAGGGACGGTGGCCGCGGCGATGGAGGCGGCCCAGCTCGGGGTGCCCGCCATTGCGTTCAGCCTCGTGTCTCGGGGGCCGTTCGACTTCGGGCCCGCGGCGCGCTTCGCCCGGTCGCTGGCGCAGTCCGCGCTGTCTCGTCCGCTGCCGCCTCGGATGCTCCTCAACGTGAACATCCCCGGAGGCGTGGAGCCGGACGGCTACGTCGTCACGCGGCTGGGCCGGCACTCCTACGGCTACGACGTCGTGGAGAAAGAGGATCCGCGCGGCCGGAAGTACTACTGGATTGGCGGCACGGACTACCAACACGAGGACATCCAGGGCAGCGACTGCAACGCGGTGCACTTGGACAAGCGCGTGTCGGTGACGCCGCTGCACCTGGACCTGACCGACCACGGGCGTATCGCGGGCCTCACGAGTTGGACGCTGGATGGCTTCCAGCGGCACGACCCGGACGGTGCCTGA